From the genome of Blautia pseudococcoides, one region includes:
- a CDS encoding LacI family DNA-binding transcriptional regulator, with the protein MGVTIRQIAEAAGVSRGTVDRALNNRGRIKPEVAARIRQIAEEMGYKPNQLGRALSMSKNNIKIGVILQAAETPFMQCVLEGIERAKEEVDSLGGTVILCKIPHISCSDTIDAMEYMRKEGVSAIAMVPIEEEEIKAHINLFVEEYQIPIVTFNSDMEDTRRLCFVGQNAFQCGRAAAGLMGELVGGCGKVAVISGYSSNPSLSNRVLGFDSELKVKYPDIELVGPEYCFEDNHLAGQATEKILKENPDLKGIYMTSHGEEGVCRMLSKYGRAGTVKMIANDFMGKNYELMREGSIHFLIGQDAQIQGYEPVMILFRLLFNGEQPKGELQYTEIFIRNEYTIPEDMDCCGIQ; encoded by the coding sequence ATGGGAGTGACAATACGGCAGATAGCGGAGGCGGCCGGAGTCTCACGGGGAACTGTGGACCGGGCGCTTAACAACCGGGGCAGGATCAAGCCGGAAGTGGCTGCGCGGATCCGACAGATCGCAGAGGAGATGGGGTATAAGCCCAACCAGCTTGGACGGGCCCTTTCCATGAGTAAAAATAATATTAAAATAGGGGTGATCCTTCAAGCGGCGGAGACACCTTTTATGCAGTGCGTCCTGGAAGGCATTGAGCGGGCGAAGGAAGAGGTGGACAGCCTGGGCGGCACGGTCATTCTATGTAAAATTCCTCATATAAGCTGCAGCGATACCATAGATGCTATGGAGTATATGAGAAAGGAAGGGGTCAGCGCCATCGCCATGGTGCCTATTGAGGAGGAAGAGATCAAGGCGCATATCAACCTTTTTGTAGAGGAATACCAGATTCCCATCGTGACCTTTAACTCTGATATGGAGGATACCAGGCGGCTTTGTTTTGTGGGACAGAATGCTTTTCAGTGCGGACGTGCCGCTGCCGGTCTGATGGGGGAACTGGTGGGGGGCTGCGGAAAAGTAGCTGTCATATCCGGATATAGTTCTAATCCCTCTCTGAGTAACCGTGTCCTTGGTTTCGATTCCGAGCTGAAGGTGAAATACCCGGATATTGAGCTGGTGGGACCGGAATATTGCTTTGAGGACAATCACCTGGCAGGACAGGCAACAGAAAAAATTTTGAAAGAAAATCCGGATTTAAAAGGAATTTATATGACCTCCCACGGTGAGGAGGGTGTGTGCCGGATGCTTTCAAAATATGGCAGGGCAGGTACGGTTAAGATGATCGCCAATGATTTTATGGGAAAAAACTATGAACTGATGCGGGAGGGAAGTATCCATTTCCTGATCGGACAGGATGCCCAGATCCAGGGATATGAGCCTGTCATGATCCTTTTCCGGCTTCTCTTTAATGGGGAACAGCCTAAAGGAGAGCTGCAGTATACGGAGATTTTCATCAGGAATGAGTATACCATACCGGAAGATATGGATTGCTGCGGCATACAGTAG
- a CDS encoding sulfite exporter TauE/SafE family protein encodes MILKLIVYLLAGMGAGIGTGLAGLSAAAVISPMLITFLHFDPYQAVGIALASDVLASAVSAYTYKKHGNLDVRHGIIMLFSVLAFTLFGSYIASLLPGTTMGSFSVFMTLLLGIKFIIRPVMTEKSAQEKKSEKKKIIHSLLCGAVIGFICGFIGAGGGMMMLLILTSVLGYELKTAVGTSVFIMAFTAFTGAASHFFIDGSLPDLGALFFCILFTFLGARVAALFANKAPAKTLNRVTGVVLSLLGLLMVGVKFLS; translated from the coding sequence ATGATTCTGAAACTAATTGTATATCTTCTTGCAGGTATGGGGGCAGGTATAGGAACCGGACTTGCCGGACTTTCCGCTGCCGCCGTGATTTCCCCCATGCTGATCACTTTCCTGCATTTTGACCCCTATCAGGCTGTGGGAATTGCCCTTGCATCTGATGTACTGGCATCTGCGGTCTCAGCCTATACCTACAAAAAGCATGGAAACCTGGATGTCCGGCACGGTATCATCATGCTTTTCTCTGTTCTTGCATTTACCCTGTTTGGAAGTTATATTGCATCCCTGCTTCCCGGCACCACCATGGGCAGCTTTTCCGTATTCATGACACTGCTCCTGGGTATTAAATTTATCATACGCCCTGTCATGACAGAAAAAAGCGCACAGGAAAAGAAAAGTGAGAAGAAAAAAATCATTCATTCCCTTCTGTGCGGAGCTGTCATTGGTTTTATATGCGGATTCATTGGCGCCGGCGGCGGTATGATGATGCTCCTCATTCTCACAAGCGTACTGGGCTATGAACTGAAGACAGCTGTTGGCACAAGCGTATTTATTATGGCTTTCACCGCATTTACAGGAGCTGCCTCCCATTTCTTCATTGATGGTTCTCTGCCCGATTTAGGCGCACTGTTTTTCTGCATCCTGTTTACCTTTCTGGGCGCCAGGGTTGCCGCTCTGTTCGCAAACAAAGCACCTGCAAAAACCCTTAACCGTGTCACCGGCGTAGTGCTGTCTCTTCTGGGGCTGCTCATGGTCGGGGTAAAATTTTTAAGCTGA
- a CDS encoding MarR family winged helix-turn-helix transcriptional regulator: protein MNTLSDILTTSWLFHQLYSRIIGETTAPYEISKTEADILLFLCNNPGFDTARDIVNIRGIAKSYVSRSIEILVQKNYLTTSTDLKDRRITHLRLTAEAGTALADLKKAQEEVFTLITRDIPEERKKEVRLAFQQIAKNIKEAL from the coding sequence ATGAACACACTAAGTGATATTCTAACAACAAGCTGGCTTTTCCATCAGCTATATTCACGGATAATAGGCGAAACCACAGCCCCCTATGAAATTTCCAAAACAGAGGCTGACATCCTCCTCTTCCTCTGCAACAATCCCGGTTTCGACACAGCCAGAGACATTGTAAATATCCGGGGGATTGCAAAATCTTACGTCTCCAGATCCATAGAGATACTGGTCCAAAAAAACTACCTGACCACCTCAACGGATTTAAAGGACCGAAGGATCACACATCTGCGGCTCACTGCGGAGGCCGGCACTGCACTTGCCGATTTAAAAAAAGCCCAGGAGGAAGTTTTTACCCTGATCACCCGGGATATCCCGGAAGAAAGAAAAAAAGAAGTCAGACTGGCGTTTCAACAAATAGCGAAAAACATTAAGGAGGCACTTTAA